One genomic region from Artemia franciscana chromosome 17, ASM3288406v1, whole genome shotgun sequence encodes:
- the LOC136037580 gene encoding uncharacterized protein LOC136037580 has product MSLVIDDETVEGELNVQEAFTSFFASIGNNIASTASLSRSKLDFRSYLGPSCLKSMFLEPVTEIEITKIVNGLKESSSSGPDSIPTKVVKSILPSIVVPLTKLVNLSFQYGVFPDPLKRARILVLYKGGTRNDPANYRPISILSVFVAPDLICNELPKNLLQQAYDQYCFDLSEITPT; this is encoded by the exons atgagtcTGGTCATTGATGATGAgactgtagagggtgagcttaatgtccaagaagcatttacttcatttttcgcTAGTATTGGTAATAATATCGCTTCCACAGCTTCTTTATCTCGGTCTAAGTTGGACTTTAGATCTTACCTCGGGCCGTCTTGTCTTAAGTCTATGTTTCTAGAGCcagtaacagaaattgaaattactaaaattgttaatggcttgAAAGAATCGTCTTCATCTGGGCcagattctattcctactaaggtagttaaatctattcttccttcaatagttgtgcctcttacaaaacttgttaatctttcatttcAATATGGGGTTTTTCCAGATCCTCTCAAGCGTGCTCGGATTCTTGTTCTTTATAAAGGTGGAAcaagaaatgatccagcaaattatcgaccaatttcaattttatcagtatttg TGGCCCCTGACCTTATTTGCAACGAGCTTCCGAAGAACTTATTACAACAAGCATATGACCAGTACTGTTTTGATTTGTCGGAAATCACACCAACCTAA
- the LOC136038231 gene encoding growth arrest-specific protein 1-like isoform X1 encodes MLFRLPWCPKLRGVIMSTLIVAFACIIAHSVAYQVVSDSSEMCQDVRAKCLFRSGCGMAMQNYLVHCADVMTGRGSGECSKACQHALIALTSTEEGQALMRCKCNDTYCEIQKERIDVCRPLVQAAMRSTAAMSCNVATYLCLADAECQTALDFYNRYCRAMFDGRKCTGKCKNSINILRKQEKSENLWTCRCDGTEDYDCVEIRENMAGLCFKKKHSTTTISVRDLIPVTPKTFPPTILKEVQKATEKPSDRTKVPKKTEFEKKERDEKIPQSSSGSKIVISLLPIFIILPSFAFR; translated from the exons GCGTCATAATGTCTACTTTGATAGTAGCTTTCGCATGTATAATAGCACATAGTGTGGCATACCAAGTGGTCAGTGATTCGTCTGAGATGTGCCAGGACGTTAGAGCAAAGTGTCTTTTCAGAAGTGGCTGTGGTATGGCAATGCAAAATTACTTGGTGCATTGTGCTGACGTCATGACGGGTAGAGGCAGTGGTGAATGCTCCAAAGCTTGCCAACATGCACTTATCGCCTTAACTTCAACAGAGGAGGGACAAGCTTTAATGAGG tgCAAATGCAACGATACATACTGTGAAATCCAAAAGGAGCGGATTGATGTGTGCCGACCGCTCGTTCAAGCGGCCATGCGCAGTACGGCTGCAATGTCTTGCAACGTTGCCACCTACCTCTGTTTAGCAGATGCTGAATGTCAAACAGCATTAGACTTTTATAATCGGTATTGCAGAGCCATGTTTGATGGACGAAAATGTActggaaaatgtaaaaattcaattaataTCCTTCGTAAGCaggaaaaatctgaaaacttGTGGACTTGTCGATGCGACGGGACTGAAGACTATGATTGTGTAGAGATTAGAGAAAATATGGCAGGGTTATGTTTCAAGAAAAAGCATTCAACCACCACGATATCAGTCAGAGATCTCATTCCCGTTACGCCTAAAACATTTCCACCGACAATCCTCAAAGAAGTTCaaaaagcaacagaaaaacCCTCAGATCGGACTAAAGTGCCTAAAAAGACagaatttgaaaagaaagaaagagatgAGAAAATACCTCAGTCCAGTTCTGGATCTAAAATAGTGATCAGTCTATTACCAATTTTTATTATCTTGCCAAGTTTCGCTTTTAGATGA
- the LOC136038231 gene encoding growth arrest-specific protein 1-like isoform X2, translating to MSTLIVAFACIIAHSVAYQVVSDSSEMCQDVRAKCLFRSGCGMAMQNYLVHCADVMTGRGSGECSKACQHALIALTSTEEGQALMRCKCNDTYCEIQKERIDVCRPLVQAAMRSTAAMSCNVATYLCLADAECQTALDFYNRYCRAMFDGRKCTGKCKNSINILRKQEKSENLWTCRCDGTEDYDCVEIRENMAGLCFKKKHSTTTISVRDLIPVTPKTFPPTILKEVQKATEKPSDRTKVPKKTEFEKKERDEKIPQSSSGSKIVISLLPIFIILPSFAFR from the exons ATGTCTACTTTGATAGTAGCTTTCGCATGTATAATAGCACATAGTGTGGCATACCAAGTGGTCAGTGATTCGTCTGAGATGTGCCAGGACGTTAGAGCAAAGTGTCTTTTCAGAAGTGGCTGTGGTATGGCAATGCAAAATTACTTGGTGCATTGTGCTGACGTCATGACGGGTAGAGGCAGTGGTGAATGCTCCAAAGCTTGCCAACATGCACTTATCGCCTTAACTTCAACAGAGGAGGGACAAGCTTTAATGAGG tgCAAATGCAACGATACATACTGTGAAATCCAAAAGGAGCGGATTGATGTGTGCCGACCGCTCGTTCAAGCGGCCATGCGCAGTACGGCTGCAATGTCTTGCAACGTTGCCACCTACCTCTGTTTAGCAGATGCTGAATGTCAAACAGCATTAGACTTTTATAATCGGTATTGCAGAGCCATGTTTGATGGACGAAAATGTActggaaaatgtaaaaattcaattaataTCCTTCGTAAGCaggaaaaatctgaaaacttGTGGACTTGTCGATGCGACGGGACTGAAGACTATGATTGTGTAGAGATTAGAGAAAATATGGCAGGGTTATGTTTCAAGAAAAAGCATTCAACCACCACGATATCAGTCAGAGATCTCATTCCCGTTACGCCTAAAACATTTCCACCGACAATCCTCAAAGAAGTTCaaaaagcaacagaaaaacCCTCAGATCGGACTAAAGTGCCTAAAAAGACagaatttgaaaagaaagaaagagatgAGAAAATACCTCAGTCCAGTTCTGGATCTAAAATAGTGATCAGTCTATTACCAATTTTTATTATCTTGCCAAGTTTCGCTTTTAGATGA